A part of Helicobacter fennelliae genomic DNA contains:
- a CDS encoding L-aspartate oxidase → MNHWDKVMQYDVIIIGAGIAGLSCARYLDKHLKVLLLCKEEPWDCNTFFAQGGITFPKDPLDMDLHIQDTINAGAMHNDYEAVKLLSQESFVIFSDILDSGFCVDRDTNGAILYAKEGGHSIARIIHSGGDGTGRAIHTFLISHLSHTLHKGAQVVDLLIEEDRCYGVVVQTKTKQCAFYANHIVIASGGVGGLFAYHTNAHTISSDIHAMALENGLKLEDMEMLQFHPTAFVDSPHARKTLITEALRGEGAKIINSAGERFLFDYDKRGELAPRDIVARAIYKERFIRGQNVYLDASCLNQKEFIRKFPNVYRSLKAYHIDAPSQKIPIAPAFHYSMGGIKTELNGLVTGMKNLYAIGECARSGVHGANRLASNSLLEGLVFGKIAAQTIQNNPISNPKRNFSISQEVLHKEGDERLKNVLRKIMWEKVGIIRSKTSLLSALEGVEVMALGNIGRMLRLRLMVAKEIITQALNRKQSLGAHYVSDSDV, encoded by the coding sequence ATAAATCATTGGGATAAAGTTATGCAATATGATGTGATTATTATTGGTGCTGGGATTGCTGGACTTTCGTGCGCGAGGTATTTAGATAAGCACCTCAAGGTTTTATTATTATGCAAAGAAGAGCCTTGGGATTGTAATACATTTTTCGCACAAGGTGGGATTACTTTTCCAAAAGATCCTTTGGATATGGATTTGCATATACAAGACACAATAAATGCTGGGGCTATGCATAATGATTATGAAGCAGTGAAGCTACTTAGCCAAGAGTCATTTGTGATTTTTAGTGATATTTTAGATTCTGGATTTTGCGTAGATAGGGATACAAATGGAGCAATTTTGTATGCCAAAGAAGGTGGGCATAGTATCGCTAGGATCATTCATTCTGGTGGCGATGGCACAGGTAGGGCGATACATACTTTTTTGATTTCGCATTTATCGCACACTTTGCATAAAGGCGCGCAGGTTGTGGATTTACTTATAGAGGAGGATAGGTGTTATGGGGTTGTCGTGCAGACCAAAACCAAACAATGCGCTTTTTATGCCAATCATATCGTCATCGCAAGTGGTGGAGTAGGTGGGCTTTTTGCATACCATACAAACGCGCATACAATCAGCAGTGATATACACGCAATGGCTTTGGAAAATGGCTTAAAGCTTGAAGATATGGAAATGCTCCAATTCCACCCAACAGCGTTTGTGGATTCTCCTCATGCTCGAAAAACGCTCATCACTGAAGCCCTAAGAGGTGAGGGCGCAAAGATTATTAATTCCGCAGGCGAACGGTTTTTGTTTGATTATGACAAAAGAGGAGAGCTTGCGCCAAGGGATATTGTCGCGCGCGCTATTTACAAGGAGCGGTTTATACGCGGGCAAAATGTATATCTTGATGCAAGTTGCCTTAATCAAAAAGAATTTATCCGCAAATTTCCAAATGTATATCGCTCACTTAAGGCATATCACATTGATGCGCCAAGTCAAAAGATTCCGATAGCACCTGCTTTTCACTACTCTATGGGCGGGATAAAAACTGAACTCAATGGGCTTGTTACGGGAATGAAAAATCTTTATGCGATCGGAGAATGTGCTCGAAGTGGCGTGCATGGGGCAAATCGTTTGGCAAGTAATTCATTGCTTGAGGGGTTGGTATTTGGCAAAATAGCCGCACAAACTATACAAAATAATCCGATCTCAAACCCCAAACGCAATTTTTCGATTTCACAAGAAGTGCTGCATAAAGAAGGCGATGAGCGATTGAAGAATGTTTTGCGTAAAATTATGTGGGAAAAAGTTGGGATTATCCGCTCCAAAACATCGCTTCTTTCGGCATTAGAGGGTGTGGAGGTTATGGCATTAGGAAATATCGGAAGAATGCTAAGGCTTCGGCTTATGGTAGCCAAAGAAATCATCACCCAAGCACTCAACCGCAAGCAATCTTTAGGCGCGCATTATGTGTCGGATTCTGATGTATAG
- the argF gene encoding ornithine carbamoyltransferase — translation MRHFLTLKDFSKQEIIDIMCLSFSVKADFLRDRESNTKYFRNKILGMIFEKPSTRTRVSFEAGAYQLGGQAIVLMGKDTQIGRGEPIKDTARVMSGMVDMIMMRTFEQEKLEEFATYSSVPIINGLTDLYHPVQVLADLMTIIECGFYTDDFKDCALEFKDCSQKKSSPIIAYVGDGNNIVHSWLYLAALLGLEFRIACPNGYSPDEAITQTALTLAKSSHAKISLTQDPNVAVKDCNIIITDTWISMGQEDQKQQKIAIFKEYCVDQALMAKASDDAIFLHCLPAYRGYEVSEEVFEGDKSKVWQEAHNRLHIQKGIMVWLQQNQ, via the coding sequence ATGCGTCATTTTTTAACATTAAAAGATTTTTCAAAGCAAGAGATTATAGATATTATGTGTTTGAGCTTTTCAGTCAAGGCTGATTTTTTGCGCGATAGAGAGTCAAATACAAAATATTTTCGCAATAAGATTCTAGGAATGATTTTTGAAAAACCATCAACGCGCACACGCGTAAGCTTTGAGGCTGGAGCATATCAGCTTGGCGGTCAAGCAATCGTGCTTATGGGTAAAGATACGCAAATTGGTCGTGGAGAGCCTATCAAAGATACTGCTAGGGTGATGAGCGGAATGGTGGATATGATTATGATGCGCACATTTGAGCAAGAAAAGCTTGAAGAATTTGCGACATACTCAAGCGTGCCAATTATCAATGGGCTTACAGATTTGTATCACCCAGTGCAGGTTTTGGCGGATTTGATGACGATTATTGAGTGTGGATTTTATACTGATGATTTCAAAGATTGTGCTTTGGAGTTTAAGGATTGTAGCCAAAAAAAATCTAGCCCAATCATCGCGTATGTAGGAGATGGCAATAATATCGTGCATTCATGGCTGTATTTGGCTGCTCTTTTGGGATTAGAATTTCGTATCGCTTGCCCTAATGGCTATTCTCCAGATGAGGCAATTACACAAACAGCACTCACGCTTGCCAAATCTTCGCACGCCAAAATCTCGCTCACACAAGATCCTAATGTAGCCGTGAAGGATTGCAATATCATCATCACTGATACATGGATCTCAATGGGTCAAGAAGATCAAAAGCAGCAAAAAATCGCTATTTTTAAAGAGTATTGCGTAGATCAAGCTTTAATGGCAAAAGCAAGTGATGATGCGATTTTTTTGCATTGCCTGCCTGCTTATCGTGGATATGAAGTGAGCGAGGAGGTATTTGAGGGCGACAAAAGCAAAGTGTGGCAAGAAGCGCATAATAGATTGCATATCCAAAAAGGAATCATGGTATGGCTACAACAAAATCAATAA
- a CDS encoding bifunctional proline dehydrogenase/L-glutamate gamma-semialdehyde dehydrogenase, with product MKKETITQALELAQKLQEQITLHISATEKAFHKKMQKLLNNPKSKVMLIELLDRSFRCQNKRASFDFIEQTLKKYGIADFFTPIEKTLLFVFLTFGKLAPRLSVPFFVKHVRDDTRGMVLDSSSDFLQSHIKKRQAQNITLNVNLIGEEVLGEAESKYRIQKYQEALKSSYITYISIKITTIFSQINILDFEYSKAEIVKRLDYLYGIALSEEKTQNIPKFINLDMEEFKDLELTVSAFMESIAKFPNLNAGIVLQAYIPDSFRYLKILHTFSKQRVQNGAKPIKIRFVKGANMESEETIASQKGWACPTFDKKIDTDSNYNKMLEFILEDENYKYINIGIASHNIFEIAYAYTRISQENALEFFTFEMLEGMSMQASFELAKIHKLILYAPVCDESHFNNAIAYLVRRLDENTSEDNFMRYFFNLHVGDVNWELQKKIFLEAINGIAVLDNSTRRIQNRNLKSQTKSSFETHSFVNEPDTDFVLPQNRAWAQQIKAKYQNPICMEVYPVLAQIAQKDTQKTTNTQKIYDKIHNKHIANLTLADKQTIQNAIEVASKSDFSNLSHKDIYATLAKVAQLIRERRGDLLGIAALEVGKTFAEVDSEVSEAIDFLEFYPYSLQVLKEQNPKTSFTAKGIGVVIAPWNFPIGISVGTIAAPLAAGNKVIYKPSTLSALCGLMVCECFWDAGIPKDALIYLPSKGSDISQHLLSNPLIQFAVLTGGEETAYKILESNPTLQLSAETGGKNATIVTKMADRDQAIKNIIHSAFSNSGQKCSATSLLILEEEVYNDETFKQTLVDAAKSMSVGDPFEFKNKIGTLANEPDTKLKKAIDELRDYEYWALKPKFLHNNKKLMTPGIKYGTKVGDFTHQTELFAPLLTVMCAKNLDDALYIANSTGYGLTSALESLDEREWEYYINRIEAGNIYINKPSTGAIVLRQPFGGVKKSAIGFGRKVGIFNYITQFLHITQDEPDGHLTDTIIEPKIKRLLESSEIDTAQKEALKIALMMTKSYVYHRNNEFNTQKDYVKIRGEDNLFSYTHIANMAYRYSKNDSLQDILGVIIGAQVSKTPLTISFKEHDKNLDFAYQNLEKMGLHGDFVKESDESFASKISEFERIRYMDIADSHHIIYQKAAQYAKVIIKDKPILNGRFELLYYYNEKSVSISYHRYGNLGARALQSLKD from the coding sequence ATGAAAAAAGAGACCATTACACAAGCCTTGGAGCTAGCCCAAAAACTTCAAGAACAAATCACGCTTCACATCTCAGCCACAGAAAAAGCATTTCACAAAAAAATGCAAAAACTCCTCAATAATCCAAAAAGTAAAGTCATGCTTATCGAGCTTTTGGATAGAAGCTTTCGATGCCAAAACAAAAGAGCAAGCTTTGATTTTATTGAGCAGACACTCAAAAAATACGGCATAGCAGATTTTTTTACCCCTATTGAAAAAACCCTGCTTTTTGTGTTTTTGACTTTTGGAAAGCTAGCCCCAAGGCTTAGCGTGCCATTTTTTGTCAAGCATGTGCGAGATGATACAAGAGGCATGGTGCTTGATAGTAGTTCGGATTTTTTGCAATCCCACATCAAAAAACGTCAAGCACAAAATATCACACTTAATGTAAATCTTATCGGTGAGGAAGTGCTCGGAGAAGCAGAATCCAAATACAGAATCCAAAAATACCAAGAAGCACTTAAATCAAGCTATATCACTTATATTTCAATCAAAATCACAACAATTTTTAGCCAAATCAATATCCTTGATTTTGAATACTCTAAGGCAGAGATTGTAAAGCGACTTGATTATTTGTATGGAATCGCTTTGAGCGAAGAAAAAACCCAAAATATTCCAAAATTTATCAATCTTGATATGGAGGAATTCAAAGATTTGGAGCTTACCGTGAGCGCATTTATGGAATCCATTGCTAAATTTCCAAATCTAAATGCCGGAATTGTGCTTCAGGCGTATATTCCGGATTCTTTTAGATACCTCAAAATCCTGCATACATTTTCAAAACAACGCGTGCAAAATGGCGCAAAACCTATCAAAATCCGCTTTGTCAAAGGAGCAAATATGGAATCTGAGGAGACCATAGCTTCTCAAAAAGGCTGGGCTTGTCCGACATTTGATAAAAAAATTGATACAGATTCTAACTACAACAAAATGCTTGAATTTATCTTAGAAGATGAAAATTATAAATACATAAATATCGGCATAGCTAGCCATAATATCTTTGAGATTGCTTATGCTTACACAAGGATTTCTCAAGAAAACGCGCTTGAATTTTTTACATTTGAAATGCTTGAGGGAATGAGTATGCAAGCAAGTTTTGAGCTTGCAAAAATCCATAAGCTTATCTTGTATGCGCCAGTGTGTGATGAATCGCATTTCAACAACGCGATTGCGTATTTGGTGCGTAGGCTTGATGAAAATACAAGTGAAGATAATTTTATGCGCTATTTTTTTAATCTTCATGTCGGTGATGTAAATTGGGAGCTTCAAAAAAAGATATTTTTGGAGGCGATAAATGGTATAGCAGTGCTTGATAACTCTACACGCAGAATCCAAAATAGAAATCTCAAATCTCAAACCAAAAGCTCATTTGAGACGCATAGCTTTGTCAATGAGCCTGATACGGATTTTGTTTTGCCCCAAAATAGAGCATGGGCTCAACAAATCAAAGCCAAATACCAGAATCCAATATGCATGGAAGTCTATCCTGTGCTAGCCCAAATCGCACAAAAAGACACACAAAAAACAACAAATACACAAAAAATCTATGACAAAATCCACAACAAACACATCGCTAATCTCACTCTAGCAGACAAACAGACAATCCAAAATGCCATAGAAGTCGCTTCAAAGAGTGATTTTTCTAATCTATCACACAAAGACATTTATGCTACTTTGGCAAAAGTAGCACAGCTTATACGCGAGCGAAGGGGCGATTTGCTAGGGATTGCGGCATTAGAGGTTGGCAAAACATTTGCAGAAGTGGATAGTGAAGTAAGTGAGGCGATTGATTTTTTGGAGTTTTATCCATATTCACTTCAAGTGCTCAAAGAGCAGAATCCAAAAACTTCTTTTACCGCTAAGGGCATTGGCGTTGTGATTGCGCCTTGGAATTTTCCTATTGGCATTTCCGTAGGCACGATTGCTGCACCATTGGCTGCTGGCAATAAAGTCATTTACAAGCCTTCGACATTAAGCGCGCTTTGTGGATTGATGGTTTGTGAGTGTTTTTGGGACGCTGGGATTCCAAAAGATGCACTTATCTATCTGCCCTCAAAAGGAAGTGATATATCACAACACCTTCTTTCAAATCCACTTATCCAATTTGCCGTGCTTACAGGTGGCGAAGAGACTGCATATAAGATTCTAGAATCTAACCCGACATTGCAGCTTAGCGCAGAGACAGGAGGCAAAAACGCCACAATCGTTACAAAAATGGCAGATAGAGATCAGGCTATAAAAAATATTATCCATTCAGCTTTTTCAAATTCTGGGCAAAAATGCTCGGCGACATCGCTATTAATCCTTGAAGAAGAAGTTTATAATGATGAAACATTTAAGCAAACGCTTGTTGATGCGGCAAAATCTATGAGTGTTGGCGATCCATTTGAATTCAAAAACAAAATCGGCACGCTTGCAAATGAGCCTGACACAAAGCTCAAAAAAGCCATTGATGAATTGAGGGATTATGAATATTGGGCGTTGAAGCCAAAATTTTTGCATAATAATAAAAAACTTATGACGCCGGGTATCAAATACGGAACAAAAGTTGGTGATTTTACTCATCAAACCGAACTTTTTGCGCCACTTCTCACGGTGATGTGTGCTAAAAATCTAGATGACGCACTATATATCGCAAACTCCACTGGATATGGGCTTACAAGTGCGCTAGAATCTCTTGATGAGCGCGAATGGGAATATTATATCAATCGCATCGAAGCTGGAAATATTTATATCAATAAACCCTCAACTGGCGCGATTGTCCTAAGGCAGCCATTTGGTGGGGTGAAAAAAAGCGCCATTGGCTTTGGGCGCAAGGTTGGGATTTTTAACTACATTACGCAATTTTTGCATATCACGCAAGATGAGCCAGATGGGCATCTCACAGATACAATTATAGAGCCAAAAATAAAGCGACTCCTAGAATCTAGTGAGATTGACACAGCCCAAAAAGAAGCACTAAAGATAGCACTTATGATGACAAAAAGCTATGTGTATCATCGCAATAATGAATTTAACACGCAAAAAGATTATGTCAAAATCCGAGGCGAGGATAATCTTTTTTCTTACACGCACATTGCTAATATGGCATATCGATACAGCAAAAATGACAGCTTGCAAGATATTTTGGGGGTGATTATCGGGGCGCAAGTCTCAAAAACCCCGCTTACAATAAGCTTCAAAGAGCATGATAAAAATTTAGATTTTGCTTATCAGAATCTTGAAAAAATGGGACTTCATGGAGATTTTGTCAAAGAAAGTGATGAAAGCTTTGCTTCCAAAATATCAGAATTTGAGCGCATTCGATATATGGATATTGCAGATTCTCATCATATCATTTACCAAAAAGCCGCACAATATGCAAAAGTCATCATCAAAGACAAGCCTATTTTAAATGGACGCTTTGAGCTTTTGTATTATTATAATGAAAAGTCAGTTAGCATTTCATACCATCGTTATGGGAATCTAGGTGCACGAGCTTTGCAATCTTTGAAGGACTAA
- a CDS encoding DUF2603 domain-containing protein, which translates to MATTKSIKMSHFMQTNNIINASKISDSQMLLHLEKGSFDPHEMWFMKDDDENEYAVMPQNVLKKIISIIRNAHEEKVYLELSRDISQNTPIDFDDVMVVALERLESRRLPDGSLPQINTKAMVKELKKEYPNLFIDLNQYYFLQGLK; encoded by the coding sequence ATGGCTACAACAAAATCAATAAAAATGTCTCACTTTATGCAGACAAACAACATCATCAACGCGAGCAAAATCTCGGATTCTCAAATGCTACTTCATCTTGAAAAAGGTTCATTTGATCCTCATGAAATGTGGTTTATGAAAGATGATGATGAAAACGAATATGCTGTCATGCCACAAAATGTCCTCAAAAAAATCATCTCTATCATACGCAACGCACATGAAGAAAAAGTCTATCTTGAACTCTCAAGAGATATTAGCCAAAATACGCCCATTGACTTTGATGATGTAATGGTTGTCGCACTTGAGAGACTAGAATCTAGACGTCTCCCAGATGGCTCACTTCCGCAGATTAACACAAAAGCCATGGTGAAAGAGCTGAAAAAAGAGTATCCAAATTTATTTATAGATTTAAATCAATATTATTTTTTACAAGGATTAAAATGA
- the hemW gene encoding radical SAM family heme chaperone HemW, producing the protein MILYIHIPFCDHKCGYCTFNSYTDKHHLKSLYIQSLLQDIKATLRWWKIYHNGQNLDSIYIGGGTPNILDSRAYARIFECIYQFTSTPKEITIESNPNLLQKQWCKDLISFGINRISIGVQSFFDDTLVFLERKHTYKDIFKSIECARDFEHISIDLIYGTPFDSTQRLAEEIAYATSLPIDHLSAYSLTLEEGSSLHRRYHDIKPDMTKHNEYNEYGDSEYNNGEYVATLLREAGFMQYEVSNYARGYKSLHNLSYWRGDEYLGCGAGGFGRIKNVRYCGTHNIERYIQNPLYKHKEYLSIKDLDFERLFLGLRCEIGISTHNLNPKKVEILCSENKCMYLDHHSIRAKNFFLADEIALWLSS; encoded by the coding sequence ATGATTTTGTATATCCACATTCCTTTTTGCGACCATAAATGTGGATATTGCACTTTTAATTCATACACAGATAAGCACCATCTAAAAAGCCTGTATATACAAAGTTTGCTTCAAGACATCAAAGCGACATTGCGGTGGTGGAAAATCTATCACAATGGGCAGAATCTAGATTCTATTTATATTGGTGGTGGCACGCCAAATATTTTAGATTCTAGGGCGTATGCTAGGATCTTTGAGTGTATTTATCAATTCACCTCCACTCCAAAAGAAATCACCATAGAATCTAATCCAAACCTCCTTCAAAAGCAATGGTGCAAGGATCTTATATCATTTGGGATTAATCGTATCAGCATTGGCGTGCAAAGCTTTTTTGATGATACATTAGTATTTTTGGAGCGCAAACATACTTATAAGGATATTTTTAAGTCCATAGAATGCGCGAGGGATTTTGAGCATATCAGCATTGATCTTATCTATGGCACGCCTTTTGACTCTACGCAAAGACTTGCAGAAGAAATCGCTTATGCCACATCATTACCTATAGATCATCTCTCTGCATATAGCTTGACATTAGAAGAAGGCTCAAGCCTGCATAGACGCTATCATGACATAAAGCCCGATATGACAAAACATAATGAATATAACGAATATGGCGATAGCGAATATAATAATGGCGAATATGTCGCAACTCTTTTGCGCGAAGCGGGATTTATGCAATATGAGGTTTCAAACTACGCGAGAGGATACAAAAGTTTGCATAATTTAAGCTATTGGCGAGGAGATGAATACCTTGGTTGCGGGGCTGGTGGATTTGGCAGAATCAAAAATGTGCGCTATTGTGGCACACATAATATAGAACGTTATATCCAAAATCCACTCTACAAACATAAAGAATATCTAAGCATTAAGGATTTGGATTTTGAGCGGTTGTTTTTGGGACTACGTTGTGAGATCGGCATCTCTACGCACAATCTTAACCCAAAAAAGGTTGAGATATTGTGTAGCGAAAATAAATGTATGTATTTAGATCATCACAGCATACGCGCTAAGAATTTCTTTTTGGCTGATGAAATAGCGTTGTGGTTGTCATCTTAG
- the hemN gene encoding oxygen-independent coproporphyrinogen III oxidase yields the protein MKMIDFAKFAKYSKSAPRYTSYPTAVEFHQKFGKQELKESLARNDAFDTQESKLPLSLYVHLPFCRSACYFCGCNVIYTSKEDKKDRYISYLKKELEILKTLMNTHREVVQFHFGGGTPTFFDARQLGEVIALIKDTFQNFAPDAEISCEIDPRYFEESQMKVLKDGGFNRLSFGVQDFDNLVQEAIHRFQDTELVKSAVSLARAYHIDSINFDLIYGLPHQTITSFMETLQKVISLCPDRLAIFNYAHVPWIKKTMRKIDESTLPPPQTKLEILEKTIAFLARNGYEMIGMDHFAKKSDELYIASQKNQLRRNFQGYTTKGFSQTIGIGLTSISEGKDYYAQNYKDMALYESALDRGEMPIERGIRLSDEDMLRKDVIMSLMNTLKLEFKDIEQRYKMDFKQHFYKELQELSHYQEIGILKVDHSGIYTTQTGGLLIRNIAMVFDEYLTKIPQEEHKFSKSV from the coding sequence ATTAAAATGATAGATTTTGCTAAATTTGCCAAATACTCAAAATCCGCGCCCCGCTACACAAGCTATCCTACTGCGGTTGAATTCCACCAAAAATTTGGCAAACAAGAGCTCAAAGAAAGCCTAGCGCGCAATGATGCCTTTGACACACAAGAATCCAAACTTCCACTCTCGCTTTATGTGCATTTGCCTTTTTGTAGAAGTGCGTGTTATTTTTGTGGGTGCAATGTGATTTATACAAGCAAAGAGGACAAAAAAGATCGCTATATCTCGTATCTCAAAAAAGAGCTTGAGATTCTCAAAACCCTTATGAATACACATCGCGAAGTTGTGCAGTTTCACTTTGGTGGAGGCACGCCGACATTTTTTGATGCTAGACAGCTTGGCGAAGTGATAGCCCTTATCAAAGATACTTTTCAAAATTTCGCTCCAGATGCGGAGATAAGCTGCGAAATTGATCCGCGCTATTTTGAAGAAAGTCAAATGAAAGTGCTTAAAGATGGTGGTTTTAATCGCCTAAGCTTTGGCGTGCAGGATTTTGATAATCTCGTCCAAGAGGCTATACATAGATTCCAAGATACAGAGCTTGTAAAAAGCGCAGTGAGTCTTGCTAGAGCGTATCATATAGATTCTATTAATTTTGATTTGATTTATGGATTGCCACATCAAACAATCACAAGCTTTATGGAGACTTTGCAAAAAGTCATATCACTTTGCCCCGATAGATTAGCGATTTTTAATTACGCGCATGTCCCATGGATCAAAAAAACAATGCGTAAAATCGATGAAAGCACGCTTCCGCCACCACAGACAAAGCTAGAAATCCTAGAAAAAACAATCGCTTTCCTTGCACGCAATGGCTATGAAATGATCGGTATGGATCATTTTGCTAAAAAAAGCGATGAGCTCTATATCGCCAGCCAAAAAAACCAACTCAGACGAAATTTTCAGGGCTACACCACAAAAGGATTCTCGCAGACTATCGGCATAGGGCTAACTTCAATAAGCGAAGGAAAGGATTATTACGCGCAAAATTACAAAGATATGGCACTTTATGAAAGTGCGCTTGATCGTGGAGAAATGCCAATTGAGCGCGGAATCAGACTAAGTGATGAAGATATGTTACGCAAAGATGTGATTATGAGCCTTATGAATACGCTTAAACTTGAATTTAAAGACATCGAGCAGCGATACAAAATGGATTTCAAACAGCACTTCTACAAAGAGCTTCAAGAACTCTCACACTACCAAGAAATAGGAATCTTAAAAGTAGATCATAGCGGAATCTACACAACCCAAACAGGTGGCTTACTTATCCGCAATATCGCTATGGTATTTGATGAATACCTCACCAAAATCCCACAAGAAGAACATAAATTTAGTAAAAGCGTATGA
- a CDS encoding tetratricopeptide repeat protein, with product MKGILLFVCYVIFAIAADPSFDDIAQQGAQYNDSGLLPPSQNPSLSANTPQNGSENQMLTPNAPMAEPKDDALPHQYPMTDRLDSPDVATAQLKAAMDYAKKGDYVNAFGLFKKSCDGGNASGCFGLGTMYAVGRGVDMDLEKAKKYYEMGCSAGDPTSCTNLAMIYNDDKNASKDDKELAVQFYMTACQGGDAIACNNLGFMYANGDGVTKNFFTAVKYYKMACDGGSNLGCYNLGLTNNTQNIYGKNKNKLSKPDLNYMACNAGDIKGCANLGYMYANGLDGAPLSYAYAAKYFKMACDGLDIGSCSNLGVLYQKGLGVTQNIDYALDLYAYACNAGLQQGCDNYRILKQDLSINPHPKYNIKPQPMKKSLFYQR from the coding sequence ATGAAAGGGATTTTACTTTTTGTATGTTATGTGATATTTGCGATCGCAGCAGATCCAAGCTTTGATGATATAGCGCAGCAAGGCGCGCAATATAATGACTCTGGTTTGTTGCCCCCTTCGCAAAATCCTTCATTGAGCGCAAATACCCCACAAAATGGCAGTGAAAATCAAATGCTAACCCCAAATGCGCCAATGGCAGAGCCAAAAGATGACGCACTTCCGCATCAATACCCCATGACAGATAGGCTAGATTCTCCTGATGTAGCGACTGCACAGCTCAAAGCCGCTATGGATTATGCCAAAAAAGGCGATTATGTGAATGCGTTTGGGTTATTTAAAAAATCCTGCGATGGCGGTAATGCTTCTGGGTGCTTTGGGCTTGGCACGATGTATGCTGTGGGTCGTGGCGTTGATATGGATTTAGAAAAAGCAAAAAAATATTACGAAATGGGCTGCTCTGCTGGCGATCCGACTTCTTGCACAAATCTTGCGATGATTTATAATGATGACAAAAACGCCTCAAAAGACGACAAAGAGCTTGCAGTGCAGTTTTATATGACTGCATGTCAAGGAGGCGATGCGATTGCGTGCAATAATTTGGGCTTTATGTATGCAAATGGCGATGGTGTAACCAAAAATTTTTTTACTGCTGTAAAGTATTATAAAATGGCGTGCGATGGTGGCAGTAATCTTGGGTGCTACAATCTAGGGCTTACAAACAATACTCAAAACATCTATGGCAAAAACAAAAACAAGCTCTCAAAGCCTGATTTAAACTATATGGCGTGCAATGCTGGAGATATAAAGGGCTGTGCAAATTTAGGGTATATGTATGCAAATGGGCTTGATGGCGCACCACTTAGCTATGCGTATGCGGCAAAGTATTTTAAAATGGCGTGTGATGGGCTTGATATAGGCAGTTGTAGCAATCTTGGCGTGCTGTATCAAAAAGGTTTAGGTGTTACGCAAAACATAGATTACGCGCTTGATTTATATGCGTATGCTTGCAATGCTGGATTGCAGCAAGGGTGCGATAATTATCGGATATTAAAGCAGGATTTAAGTATCAATCCGCACCCAAAATACAATATCAAACCCCAACCGATGAAAAAATCACTTTTTTATCAACGTTAA